A genomic window from Blastococcus saxobsidens DD2 includes:
- a CDS encoding DNA polymerase III subunit gamma and tau encodes MALALYRKYRPATFAEVVGQEHVTTPLMNAVDAGRINHAYLFSGPRGCGKTSSARILARSLNCEQGPTSTPCGVCGSCIALAPDGPGSLDVMEIDAASHGGVDDARDLRERAFFAPVNSRYKVYIVDEAHMVTTQGFNALLKVVEEPPDFLVFVFATTEPEKVLPTIRSRTHHYPFRLVPPTTLRALLEKTCAAEGVQVEPTVFPLVVRAGGGSVRDSLSILDQLLAGAGPEGVTYRTAVGLLGVTDDALLDETIDALAAQDAPGVFRAVDRVVEAGHDPRRFATDLLDRLRDLIVLDAVPDAGGNGLLDCPPDRLDLMSSQAQALGSATLSRMADTVHEGLGEMRGTTAPRLLLELVCARMLLPATDGSAAATLQRLERLERRMSIAGEHAGRPGAEVAPAAAPVREAPAREAAPRDSAPAPDPAGPRREFVRRSQTGTERSGSGGPAAAPAAPPAPPVAPSPAPEPAAPARPAAAAPPAAAPSAPAPAAGGDWPETARPGAKPPAAAPSAASTDDWPETAQPGSRPRPAAPQPSAPAAAAAAPATDAPGRHPREVVDEPDIPLPPEPTDDEDWPHAAQPGAVRAAESRLEQPRPPASPPRAAAESAPAPRGGEPTPVVSANPPETASDGELTTTDVRRVWPELLAVVKKHKRTTEALLKNAQVHQLANGVLTLSTSSPALARRLGDDLNKDVLRAALNELLGVRWRVDAVVEGAGAAAGSAKAAPEAVREAARAAEAAEAAEARELMAERAAESSSGGDREPEPAVDQEQAALQLLRAQLGARPVDG; translated from the coding sequence GTGGCTCTGGCGCTCTACCGCAAGTACCGCCCGGCGACCTTCGCCGAGGTGGTCGGGCAGGAGCACGTCACCACCCCGCTGATGAACGCGGTCGACGCCGGGCGGATCAATCACGCGTACCTGTTCAGCGGCCCGCGGGGCTGCGGCAAGACGTCGTCGGCCCGGATCCTGGCGCGCTCGCTGAACTGCGAGCAGGGGCCGACGTCCACGCCGTGCGGGGTGTGCGGGTCCTGCATCGCACTCGCCCCCGACGGCCCGGGCTCGCTGGACGTCATGGAGATCGACGCGGCCAGCCACGGTGGCGTCGACGATGCCCGGGACCTCCGCGAGCGGGCGTTCTTCGCGCCGGTGAACAGCCGCTACAAGGTCTACATCGTCGACGAGGCGCACATGGTCACCACGCAGGGCTTCAACGCCCTGCTGAAGGTGGTCGAGGAGCCGCCGGACTTCCTCGTCTTCGTCTTCGCGACGACGGAGCCGGAGAAGGTCCTCCCGACCATCCGCTCGCGCACCCACCACTACCCGTTCCGGCTGGTGCCGCCGACGACGCTGCGCGCCCTGCTGGAGAAGACCTGCGCGGCCGAGGGTGTGCAGGTGGAGCCGACCGTGTTCCCCCTGGTCGTCCGGGCCGGCGGCGGCTCGGTGCGCGACTCGCTGTCCATCCTCGACCAGCTGCTGGCCGGCGCCGGCCCCGAGGGCGTCACGTACCGGACCGCGGTCGGGCTGCTCGGCGTCACCGACGACGCGCTGCTCGACGAGACCATCGACGCGCTGGCCGCCCAGGACGCGCCCGGCGTCTTCCGTGCGGTCGACCGCGTGGTCGAGGCCGGCCACGACCCCCGGCGCTTCGCCACCGACCTGCTCGACCGGCTGCGCGACCTCATCGTCCTCGACGCCGTTCCCGACGCGGGCGGCAACGGGCTGCTCGACTGCCCGCCCGACCGGCTGGACCTGATGAGCTCCCAGGCCCAGGCGCTGGGTTCGGCGACGCTGTCGCGGATGGCCGACACCGTGCACGAGGGCCTGGGCGAGATGCGCGGCACCACCGCGCCGCGGCTGCTCCTGGAGCTGGTCTGCGCCCGCATGCTGCTGCCGGCCACCGACGGCTCCGCCGCCGCCACCCTCCAACGCCTGGAGCGCCTGGAGCGGCGCATGTCGATCGCCGGCGAGCACGCCGGCCGCCCCGGCGCCGAGGTCGCGCCGGCAGCGGCCCCCGTCCGGGAGGCTCCGGCGCGCGAGGCCGCGCCCCGGGACAGCGCGCCCGCTCCCGACCCGGCCGGCCCGCGCCGGGAGTTCGTCCGCCGGTCGCAGACGGGAACCGAGCGCTCCGGCTCCGGGGGACCGGCTGCCGCACCGGCGGCCCCACCGGCCCCACCGGTCGCGCCGAGTCCGGCTCCGGAGCCGGCTGCCCCCGCACGTCCCGCGGCCGCGGCGCCCCCCGCCGCCGCGCCATCGGCACCGGCTCCGGCTGCGGGAGGCGACTGGCCGGAGACCGCCCGTCCCGGTGCGAAGCCGCCCGCCGCCGCACCGTCGGCCGCCTCGACCGACGACTGGCCGGAGACGGCCCAGCCGGGCAGCCGCCCGCGCCCGGCGGCGCCCCAGCCGTCCGCACCGGCGGCAGCCGCCGCGGCACCGGCCACCGACGCTCCCGGCCGGCATCCCCGGGAGGTCGTGGACGAGCCAGACATCCCGCTGCCGCCGGAGCCCACCGACGACGAGGACTGGCCGCACGCCGCGCAGCCGGGCGCCGTCCGCGCCGCCGAGTCGCGGCTCGAGCAGCCACGCCCGCCGGCCTCCCCGCCGCGTGCGGCCGCGGAGTCCGCGCCGGCCCCCCGTGGTGGCGAACCCACGCCCGTGGTCTCGGCGAACCCACCGGAGACCGCCTCCGACGGCGAGCTGACCACCACCGACGTCCGGCGGGTGTGGCCGGAGCTGCTCGCTGTGGTGAAGAAGCACAAGCGCACCACGGAGGCGCTGCTGAAGAACGCCCAGGTGCACCAGCTGGCGAACGGTGTCCTCACCCTCTCGACGTCCTCGCCGGCGCTGGCCCGGCGGCTCGGCGACGACCTGAACAAGGACGTGCTGCGCGCGGCGCTCAACGAGCTGCTGGGTGTGCGCTGGCGGGTGGACGCCGTGGTGGAGGGGGCCGGTGCCGCGGCCGGCTCGGCGAAGGCGGCCCCGGAGGCGGTCCGCGAGGCGGCCCGGGCGGCCGAGGCGGCCGAGGCGGCCGAGGCGCGGGAGCTCATGGCCGAGCGCGCGGCGGAGAGCTCCTCGGGCGGCGACCGCGAGCCGGAGCCCGCCGTCGACCAGGAGCAGGCGGCCCTGCAGCTGCTGCGGGCCCAGCTCGGCGCCCGGCCGGTCGACGGCTGA
- a CDS encoding DMT family transporter — protein sequence MSTPDLTADRERPTAVPAAARRGFPLVVLAALCWGTSGLSGAVVARRSDLGPLDIAWHRMAIGAVVLLALWAATRRRSRPAPAVTRGTVVRLLLVGAGLAAYQLAYFAAVAASGVSIATLVALGLAPLLIAVGASLLGHGRPDRTTAVALVVALVGLVLLVGVSAGADTGTAVVLGALLAVGSALGYTVVTLAGAGVPAGVPVTLVGFALGALLLTPVALAAGLRFTADPAALAVLLYLGTVPSAAAYAMFFTGLRTVPGAVASIVTLLEPLTATALAALLLGERLAPAALAGGLLVLAAVAGLYLRRLQRPAPVPPAAGA from the coding sequence ATGTCCACCCCCGACCTCACCGCGGACCGCGAGCGCCCGACCGCCGTCCCCGCCGCCGCCCGCCGCGGTTTCCCCCTCGTCGTGCTCGCCGCCCTCTGCTGGGGCACCTCCGGTCTCAGTGGCGCGGTGGTCGCCCGGCGCAGCGATCTGGGCCCGCTCGACATCGCCTGGCACCGGATGGCCATCGGCGCGGTGGTCCTCCTCGCTCTCTGGGCGGCCACCCGGCGCCGGTCCCGACCCGCACCCGCGGTGACCCGCGGCACCGTCGTCCGACTGCTCCTGGTGGGCGCCGGGCTGGCCGCGTACCAGCTGGCCTACTTCGCCGCGGTCGCCGCGAGCGGGGTCAGCATCGCCACCCTCGTGGCGCTGGGCCTGGCGCCGCTGCTGATCGCCGTCGGCGCCTCGCTGCTGGGTCACGGCCGCCCCGATCGGACCACCGCCGTCGCGCTGGTCGTGGCCCTCGTGGGGCTGGTGCTGCTCGTCGGGGTCTCGGCCGGTGCCGACACCGGGACGGCCGTGGTGCTCGGTGCTCTCCTGGCGGTCGGGTCGGCCCTCGGCTACACCGTCGTCACCCTGGCCGGCGCCGGCGTGCCCGCCGGGGTACCGGTGACCCTCGTGGGCTTCGCCCTCGGGGCGCTGCTGCTCACCCCCGTGGCACTGGCCGCCGGCCTCCGGTTCACCGCCGACCCGGCCGCCCTGGCCGTGCTGCTGTACCTGGGGACCGTCCCCAGCGCGGCCGCCTATGCGATGTTCTTCACCGGGCTGCGCACGGTGCCGGGCGCGGTGGCGTCCATCGTCACCCTGCTGGAACCGCTGACGGCGACCGCACTGGCCGCCCTCCTCCTCGGCGAGCGCCTGGCGCCGGCGGCACTGGCCGGCGGGCTGCTCGTCCTGGCCGCCGTCGCGGGGCTGTACCTGCGCCGCCTGCAGCGGCCGGCGCCGGTCCCGCCGGCTGCCGGCGCCTGA
- a CDS encoding protein kinase domain-containing protein gives MRTRSRSTTSPWRAGRPGWSWSTCPRAASRRSSPRTACCAGDQVAQIGAQVADALAATHAAGIVHRDVKPANILIGRGGRVAGLVKITDFGISHARGDVTLTQTGQLTGTPAFLAPEVAQGFEMTEASDVFSLGATLYTCLEGMPPFGMDDNALGMLHRVAGGQVMPPRRAGELTGPLLRMLAAGPTARPAMTEVRDELARLAAGRDGDTTTVLLARTDLRPSSGPAGTAVLASTPVSGPAPRPTPAAFTPVPRTPVPQPAPTPAPPAPAAPGRRRGAWAAAAIVAVFLAGALALLVNTLGDADPEEPAAGSTTSAPSEAPPTSEQPAPPPVEPEPPVEQEQPTAPAPAEEPEDDDRDEREEDGEGGGEGSDVDPLNEANIRAFLRDYHRLVLDDPARAWELTGPTLRANISRENYIRYWDQFSDVRLSDIAAEDGRSTATATMELRYPDGRRETGPHVFTFLDRDGVLILDSDFPA, from the coding sequence ATCCGCACGCGATCTCGGTCTACGACGTCGCCGTGGAGGGCGGGGCGCCCTGGCTGGTCATGGAGTACCTGCCCTCGCGCAGCCTCGCGGAGGTCCTCACCCAGGACGGCGTGCTGCGCGGGGGACCAGGTGGCGCAGATCGGTGCCCAGGTCGCCGACGCGCTGGCCGCCACGCACGCGGCAGGCATCGTGCACCGCGACGTGAAGCCGGCCAACATCCTGATCGGCCGCGGCGGCCGGGTCGCCGGGCTGGTGAAGATCACCGACTTCGGCATCTCGCACGCCCGCGGCGACGTCACTCTCACCCAGACCGGCCAGCTCACCGGCACCCCGGCGTTCCTCGCTCCCGAGGTGGCGCAGGGGTTCGAGATGACCGAGGCCAGCGACGTCTTCTCCCTCGGAGCCACGCTGTACACCTGCCTGGAAGGCATGCCGCCGTTCGGCATGGACGACAACGCCCTGGGGATGCTGCACCGGGTCGCCGGTGGGCAGGTCATGCCCCCTCGCCGCGCCGGCGAGCTCACCGGCCCGCTGCTGCGGATGCTGGCCGCGGGCCCCACCGCCCGGCCGGCGATGACGGAGGTGCGCGACGAACTGGCCCGGCTGGCGGCCGGTCGGGACGGGGACACGACGACAGTCCTGCTCGCCCGGACCGACCTGCGGCCGTCGTCGGGACCGGCCGGGACCGCGGTCCTCGCCTCCACCCCCGTATCGGGACCGGCGCCCCGGCCGACCCCCGCCGCGTTCACGCCGGTCCCCCGCACCCCGGTCCCGCAGCCGGCCCCCACTCCGGCGCCACCCGCGCCGGCCGCCCCCGGCCGGCGGCGCGGCGCCTGGGCGGCGGCCGCGATCGTCGCGGTGTTCCTGGCGGGCGCACTCGCGCTGCTGGTGAACACGCTCGGCGACGCGGATCCCGAGGAACCGGCCGCGGGCTCCACGACCTCGGCGCCGTCGGAGGCGCCGCCGACCAGCGAGCAGCCGGCTCCTCCCCCGGTCGAGCCCGAGCCGCCGGTCGAGCAGGAACAGCCGACCGCACCGGCCCCCGCGGAGGAGCCCGAGGACGACGACCGGGACGAACGCGAGGAGGACGGCGAAGGGGGCGGCGAGGGCAGCGACGTCGACCCGCTGAACGAAGCGAACATCCGCGCCTTTCTCCGGGACTACCACCGGCTCGTGCTCGACGACCCGGCCCGGGCCTGGGAGCTCACCGGCCCGACGCTGCGCGCCAACATCAGCCGGGAGAACTACATCCGCTACTGGGACCAGTTCTCCGACGTGCGCCTCAGCGACATCGCGGCCGAGGACGGGCGGAGCACGGCCACGGCCACCATGGAGCTGCGCTACCCCGACGGCCGCCGCGAGACCGGGCCGCACGTGTTCACGTTCCTGGACCGGGACGGTGTGCTGATCCTGGACAGCGACTTCCCCGCCTGA
- the recR gene encoding recombination mediator RecR, with translation MYEGAVQDLIDELGRLPGVGPKSAQRIAFHLLSAESADVTRLVAALTRVQESVRFCVTCYNVAEAEQCRICRDPRRVEDVLCVVEEPKDVVAIERTREFRGRYHVLGGAISPIDGVGPDDLRVKELMTRLMNGAVTELIIATDPNLEGEATAAYLARLVGPMGLTVSRLASGLPVGGDLEYADEVTLGRAFEGRRRIEA, from the coding sequence GTGTACGAGGGTGCCGTCCAGGACCTGATCGACGAGCTCGGTCGCCTGCCCGGCGTCGGGCCGAAGAGCGCCCAGCGCATCGCCTTCCACCTGTTGTCGGCCGAGTCCGCCGACGTCACCCGGCTGGTCGCTGCCCTCACCCGGGTGCAGGAGTCGGTCCGCTTCTGCGTGACCTGCTACAACGTCGCCGAGGCCGAGCAGTGCCGCATCTGCCGCGACCCGCGCCGCGTCGAGGACGTGCTCTGCGTCGTCGAGGAGCCCAAGGACGTCGTGGCCATCGAGCGCACCCGCGAGTTCCGCGGCCGCTACCACGTGCTGGGTGGTGCGATCAGCCCCATCGACGGCGTCGGCCCGGACGACCTGCGGGTCAAGGAGCTGATGACCCGGCTGATGAACGGCGCGGTCACCGAGCTGATCATCGCGACCGACCCGAACCTCGAGGGCGAGGCGACGGCGGCCTACCTGGCGCGACTGGTCGGCCCGATGGGGCTCACCGTCTCCCGGCTGGCCAGCGGGCTGCCCGTGGGCGGCGACCTCGAGTACGCCGACGAGGTGACCCTGGGCCGGGCGTTCGAGGGCCGCCGGCGGATCGAGGCCTGA
- a CDS encoding YbaB/EbfC family nucleoid-associated protein has product MFPGGQQPDLSQLMKQAQQMQQQLAAAQQELAATEVTGSAGGNLVTATMTGDGDLTALTIAPAAVDPDDLETLQDLVVAAVRDAKRAADELTASRMGPLAGGLGGGGLGLPGL; this is encoded by the coding sequence ATGTTCCCCGGAGGCCAGCAGCCCGACCTGTCGCAGCTCATGAAGCAGGCGCAGCAGATGCAGCAGCAGCTCGCCGCCGCCCAGCAGGAGCTGGCGGCCACCGAGGTCACCGGCAGCGCCGGCGGCAACCTGGTCACCGCCACGATGACCGGCGACGGTGACCTCACCGCGCTCACCATCGCGCCGGCGGCGGTCGACCCCGACGACCTGGAGACGCTGCAGGACCTCGTCGTCGCCGCGGTCCGGGACGCCAAGCGCGCCGCGGACGAGCTGACCGCCAGCCGGATGGGCCCGCTCGCCGGCGGCCTGGGCGGCGGCGGCCTGGGGCTGCCCGGCCTCTGA
- a CDS encoding ABC transporter substrate-binding protein — translation MSRRATRALAASAAALTAVTLSACASSDRDSEGGGDPAAEESGGTLVFGAAGDPAMFDPAFASDGETFRIARQIHEGLLTTSAGGTELEPSLAEDWEVSEDGLEYTFNLREGVTFHDGTEFNAEAVCFNFDRWHNFDGLAQSPSATYYYQAVFGGFADSEDPGIYEGCEAVDENTAVITLNQVTSKIPAALSLPAFSIQSPTALQEYDADNLGGSEDAITYTEYALEHPTGTGPFKFENWDRGNGEVTIVRNEDYWGEQALLDEIIFRTIPEGNTRRQELQAGTIDGYDFVSPADYQTLEDDGFQVLVRDPFNILYLGLNHGNVEGTSANPALQDIRVRQAIAHAINREEIVTSLLPEGAEVATNFMPPTVDGWAEDVRTYEYDPERARQLLEEAGATGTTLRFYYPTDVSRPYLPDPAAMFQVIAEDLREVGLTIEPVALQWNPDYLQAVQSGQADIHLLGWTGDYNDAYNFIGTFFAEDQNNMASAEFGAFSAPEIFAALAEADAEPDPANRTELYQEANRLIKEFLPAVPISHSPPALVVAENVQGLEPSPLTAEDFSTVTLAD, via the coding sequence ATGTCACGTCGTGCCACTCGTGCGCTCGCCGCCAGCGCGGCCGCACTCACAGCAGTCACCCTGTCGGCCTGTGCCTCCAGTGACCGGGACTCCGAGGGCGGTGGCGACCCCGCCGCCGAGGAGTCCGGCGGCACGCTGGTGTTCGGCGCCGCCGGTGACCCGGCGATGTTCGACCCGGCGTTCGCCAGCGACGGCGAGACGTTCCGGATCGCCCGCCAGATCCACGAGGGCCTGCTGACCACGTCCGCGGGCGGCACCGAACTCGAGCCGTCACTGGCCGAGGACTGGGAGGTGAGCGAGGACGGCCTCGAGTACACCTTCAACCTGCGTGAGGGCGTGACGTTCCACGACGGGACCGAGTTCAACGCCGAGGCGGTGTGCTTCAACTTCGACCGCTGGCACAACTTCGACGGCCTCGCCCAGAGTCCCAGCGCCACGTACTACTACCAGGCGGTCTTCGGCGGCTTCGCCGACAGCGAGGACCCCGGCATCTACGAGGGCTGCGAGGCGGTCGACGAGAACACCGCCGTCATCACGCTCAACCAGGTGACCAGCAAGATCCCCGCGGCCCTCTCCCTGCCGGCCTTCTCCATCCAGAGCCCGACGGCGCTGCAGGAGTACGACGCCGACAACCTGGGCGGCAGCGAGGACGCGATCACCTACACCGAGTACGCCCTCGAGCACCCCACCGGCACCGGCCCGTTCAAGTTCGAGAACTGGGACCGCGGCAACGGTGAGGTCACCATCGTCCGCAACGAGGACTACTGGGGCGAGCAGGCGTTGCTCGACGAGATCATCTTCCGCACCATCCCCGAGGGGAACACCCGCCGGCAGGAGCTCCAGGCTGGCACGATCGACGGCTACGACTTCGTCTCGCCGGCCGACTACCAGACCCTCGAGGACGACGGCTTCCAGGTCCTGGTGCGCGACCCGTTCAACATCCTGTACCTGGGCCTCAACCACGGGAACGTGGAGGGCACCAGCGCCAACCCGGCGCTGCAGGACATCCGGGTCCGCCAGGCCATCGCGCACGCGATCAACCGCGAGGAGATCGTGACCTCGCTGCTCCCCGAGGGTGCCGAGGTGGCGACGAACTTCATGCCGCCGACCGTCGACGGCTGGGCCGAGGACGTGCGGACCTATGAGTACGACCCGGAGCGGGCCCGGCAGCTGCTCGAGGAGGCCGGCGCGACCGGCACCACGCTGCGCTTCTACTACCCGACCGACGTCAGCCGGCCGTACCTGCCGGACCCGGCCGCGATGTTCCAGGTCATCGCGGAGGACCTGCGCGAGGTCGGCCTGACCATCGAGCCGGTCGCGCTGCAGTGGAACCCCGACTACCTGCAGGCGGTGCAGTCGGGCCAGGCGGACATCCACCTGCTCGGCTGGACCGGGGACTACAACGACGCCTACAACTTCATCGGCACGTTCTTCGCCGAGGACCAGAACAACATGGCGTCCGCGGAGTTCGGCGCGTTCAGCGCCCCGGAGATCTTCGCCGCGCTGGCCGAGGCCGACGCCGAGCCGGACCCGGCCAACCGGACCGAGCTCTACCAGGAGGCGAACCGGCTGATCAAGGAGTTCCTGCCGGCGGTGCCGATCTCGCACTCGCCCCCGGCGCTGGTCGTGGCCGAGAACGTCCAGGGCCTGGAGCCCAGCCCGCTGACGGCGGAGGACTTCTCGACGGTCACCCTGGCGGACTGA
- a CDS encoding ABC transporter ATP-binding protein, translating to MSRVVQSSRAAAGGLATPVLEVENLAVTFARRGEQATRAVDGVSFSVAPGETIGLVGESGCGKSVTSLAVMGLLPRRGVQVTGSVRLDGQELVGAPDRVLRSLRGADMGMVFQDPLSSLNPTVPIGTQVTEVLLEHREMTKAEARDEATRLLDRVGIPDPARRLKEYPHQLSGGMRQRALIAMSLACSPRLLIADEPTTALDVTIQAQILELLRELVVDSGTALVMITHDLGVVAGLCDRVHVMYAGKVIETADRHELFARPRQPYTGGLLASVPRLDAGRGTPLTPIRGSARDAIPWAEGCAFAPRCDNAQDDCLTEVSGSTVPLEPDGPGRELRCRHPLEYPPTPAGAAAAGTDAPGAAR from the coding sequence GTGAGCCGGGTGGTGCAGAGCAGCCGTGCGGCGGCGGGCGGCCTGGCGACCCCGGTCCTCGAGGTGGAAAACCTCGCCGTCACCTTCGCCCGCCGTGGCGAGCAGGCCACCCGTGCCGTGGACGGGGTCAGCTTCTCGGTGGCCCCCGGCGAGACCATCGGCCTGGTGGGGGAGTCCGGCTGCGGCAAGTCGGTCACCTCGCTGGCCGTCATGGGGCTGCTGCCGCGGCGCGGTGTCCAGGTGACCGGGTCGGTACGCCTGGACGGGCAGGAGCTGGTCGGCGCACCCGACCGGGTGCTGCGGAGCTTGCGCGGCGCGGACATGGGGATGGTGTTCCAGGACCCGCTGTCCTCGCTGAACCCGACCGTCCCGATCGGCACCCAGGTGACCGAGGTGCTGCTGGAGCACCGGGAGATGACCAAGGCGGAGGCGCGCGACGAGGCCACCCGGCTGCTGGACCGGGTGGGGATCCCCGATCCCGCCCGCCGGTTGAAGGAGTACCCCCACCAGCTGTCCGGCGGCATGCGCCAGCGGGCGCTGATCGCCATGTCGCTGGCCTGCTCGCCCCGGTTGTTGATCGCGGACGAGCCGACCACGGCGCTGGACGTGACCATCCAGGCGCAGATCCTGGAGCTGCTCCGGGAGCTCGTCGTCGACTCCGGCACGGCGCTGGTCATGATCACCCACGACCTGGGCGTGGTCGCCGGGCTCTGCGACCGGGTGCACGTCATGTACGCGGGCAAGGTCATCGAGACCGCCGACCGGCACGAGCTGTTCGCCCGGCCCCGCCAGCCCTACACCGGGGGGCTGCTGGCGTCGGTGCCCCGGCTCGATGCCGGCCGCGGCACCCCGCTCACGCCGATCCGGGGCTCGGCCCGCGACGCCATCCCGTGGGCGGAGGGCTGCGCCTTCGCGCCGCGCTGCGACAACGCCCAGGACGACTGCCTGACCGAGGTGTCCGGCAGCACCGTGCCGCTGGAGCCCGACGGTCCCGGCCGGGAGCTGCGCTGCCGGCACCCGCTGGAGTACCCGCCGACGCCGGCGGGCGCCGCTGCGGCCGGCACCGACGCCCCGGGAGCCGCCCGATGA
- a CDS encoding ABC transporter permease, with protein MLRFIVRRLFQLIPILLGLSVLLFAWLRALPGGPAQAALGERATPEAIAQYNELFGLDEPLYVQYFRFLGRAVTLDFGNSTQYGRPVTEVFLERFPGTIELTVLAMIFAIGVGIPLGYLAARRHGSFLDSASVVGSLLGVAIPVFFLAYLLRLLFAVELGWLPGSGRQDVRIDATRITNFYVLDGLLTREWDAAWDAFLHLILPAIALGTIPLAIIVRITRASVLDVVNEDYVRTANAKGLATATVRRRHVVRNALLPVSTTIGLQTGLLLSGAVLTETVFAFGGVGLTLRDAITYRDFAVLQGFILMLAVVYVLVNLLVDISYGLLDPRVRVR; from the coding sequence GTGCTCCGCTTCATCGTCCGGCGGCTGTTCCAGCTGATCCCGATCCTGCTGGGGCTCTCCGTCCTCCTCTTCGCCTGGTTGCGCGCGCTGCCCGGCGGCCCCGCGCAGGCGGCCCTGGGTGAGCGGGCCACGCCCGAGGCGATCGCGCAGTACAACGAGCTGTTCGGCCTCGACGAGCCGCTCTACGTGCAGTACTTCCGCTTCCTGGGCCGTGCGGTCACGCTCGACTTCGGCAACTCCACCCAGTACGGGCGGCCGGTCACCGAGGTCTTCCTCGAGCGGTTCCCCGGCACCATCGAGCTGACCGTCCTCGCGATGATCTTCGCGATCGGCGTCGGCATCCCGCTGGGCTACCTGGCCGCCCGGCGGCACGGCAGCTTCCTGGACTCCGCCTCGGTCGTCGGGTCGCTGCTCGGCGTGGCGATCCCGGTCTTCTTCCTCGCCTACCTGCTCCGGCTGCTGTTCGCCGTCGAGCTCGGCTGGCTGCCCGGTTCGGGCCGGCAGGACGTGCGGATCGACGCCACCCGCATCACCAACTTCTACGTCCTGGACGGGCTGCTGACCCGGGAGTGGGACGCCGCCTGGGACGCGTTCCTGCACCTGATCCTGCCGGCCATCGCGCTGGGCACCATCCCGCTGGCCATCATCGTGCGGATCACCCGGGCGTCGGTCCTCGACGTCGTCAACGAGGACTACGTGCGGACGGCGAACGCGAAGGGCCTGGCGACGGCGACGGTGCGCCGCCGGCACGTCGTCCGCAACGCACTCCTGCCGGTCTCGACGACGATCGGGCTGCAGACCGGCCTCCTGCTGTCCGGCGCGGTGCTCACCGAGACCGTCTTCGCCTTCGGCGGGGTGGGGTTGACCTTGCGGGATGCCATCACCTACCGGGACTTCGCCGTCCTCCAGGGCTTCATCCTCATGCTCGCGGTGGTCTACGTGCTGGTGAACCTGCTGGTCGACATCTCCTACGGCCTGCTCGACCCGAGGGTGAGAGTTCGATGA
- a CDS encoding ABC transporter permease, which produces MTALGEYKRERIDELAARAGQLPAGEGGLSLTRSAFRRLRRDPVAITGAVIVLVFLFVAAFAPWLAPKDPVTQYLLSDIRPGLIPGSQEGFPLGVDNLGRDLLSRLIYGSRQSLLIGVVSTVLGLIVGMSLGVLAGAFGGWIDTVVMRFVDIILSIPGLLMAITISVLLGQNQYALMIAIAVVQVPVFARLLRGSMLAQRGSDYAVAAQALGVKKARIVFGHVLPNSLSPVIVQATLSLATAIIEAAALSYLGLGDPDIARPEWGAMLANAQDFLSIRPALAVWPAMCIIVVALGFTLLGERLREALDPKFRR; this is translated from the coding sequence GTGACGGCGCTCGGCGAGTACAAGCGCGAGCGGATCGACGAGCTCGCGGCCCGCGCCGGCCAGCTCCCCGCGGGGGAGGGCGGGCTGTCGCTCACCCGCAGCGCCTTCCGCCGGCTGCGCCGCGACCCCGTGGCGATCACCGGGGCCGTCATCGTGCTGGTGTTCCTCTTCGTGGCGGCGTTCGCGCCGTGGCTCGCCCCCAAGGACCCGGTCACCCAGTACCTGCTGTCGGACATCCGGCCCGGCCTGATCCCCGGCTCTCAGGAGGGCTTTCCCCTCGGTGTCGACAACCTCGGGCGGGACCTGCTCTCCCGGCTGATCTACGGCTCGCGGCAGTCGCTGCTCATCGGCGTGGTCTCCACCGTGCTGGGGTTGATCGTCGGCATGTCCCTGGGCGTGCTGGCCGGCGCCTTCGGCGGCTGGATCGACACCGTGGTGATGCGGTTCGTCGACATCATCCTGTCCATCCCCGGCCTGCTGATGGCGATCACCATCTCGGTGCTGCTGGGGCAGAACCAGTACGCGCTGATGATCGCCATCGCCGTCGTCCAGGTGCCGGTGTTCGCCCGGCTGCTGCGCGGGTCGATGCTGGCCCAGCGGGGCAGCGACTACGCCGTCGCAGCCCAGGCGCTCGGGGTGAAGAAGGCGCGGATCGTCTTCGGCCACGTGCTGCCCAACTCGCTGTCGCCGGTCATCGTGCAGGCGACGCTGTCGCTGGCGACCGCGATCATCGAGGCCGCCGCGCTGTCCTACCTGGGCCTGGGCGACCCCGACATCGCCCGTCCCGAGTGGGGGGCGATGCTGGCCAACGCCCAGGACTTCCTGTCCATCCGCCCGGCCCTGGCCGTGTGGCCGGCGATGTGCATCATCGTCGTCGCGCTCGGCTTCACACTCCTCGGTGAGCGCCTGCGCGAGGCCCTCGACCCGAAGTTCCGGCGGTGA
- a CDS encoding Ada metal-binding domain-containing protein, which produces MSPVPGTLGGYRPGKIYGRLDCPSALRWIAKGHYVKHRVFFADEATAIAAGYEPCSRCLPEK; this is translated from the coding sequence ATGAGCCCGGTCCCCGGAACGCTGGGCGGCTATCGGCCCGGGAAGATCTACGGACGCCTCGACTGTCCCTCCGCTCTCAGGTGGATCGCCAAGGGCCACTACGTCAAGCACCGGGTCTTCTTCGCCGATGAGGCCACGGCCATCGCCGCCGGTTACGAGCCGTGCTCCAGGTGCTTGCCGGAGAAGTAG